In the Styela clava chromosome 8, kaStyClav1.hap1.2, whole genome shotgun sequence genome, one interval contains:
- the LOC120346680 gene encoding uncharacterized protein LOC120346680 — translation MLAYSFTSALIICLLHSCEGIVSCPEPNEDCDCQNLNEAGGYVKCVGVSNIPNNLPEETGILDLGGSTIGSVLLGDKMDNLNNLTLTQLYLNDAGLLAIEDRAFMNLGSLRKLDLSNNNFRSLNDQTFFGLAELETLFLSKSFIFEISPAVFVYTPSLVYLDLDKNMLTEITDQFSSLTNLESLLIASNKITKIAEDAFSYQDRLKRLDLYNNQLTAPNKGWFEILVVNNGELIISEPDFSENPWRCCGEKAINYRQFVKALPNDLNSRNEYNIVCSWPEKYKNHSIGDITEDGLKATSCDNQNDDASNSEMAVESILSATTVVSPTIASQTVNSETVNDMNTVNETSGLRFEISPSGGNFFNHLTDAHIVLILLAVVVIVVILTTIVVHKYHIRQHGKAFAEFVNNLPNSRGGDSDDDIGLTTRTYRQDAPVYGSTGQVVDRHKGGSMVSSSSVSSDDTSSEELSGVVKPEKRKPPPYDPPTESPDDLDLGSGGIYSSTQFNNSSSVGMNFNLEWEQDRRSQTEKTNAFSFSNLEYDSDQSDDLWNITTVKEC, via the exons ATGCTGGCGTACAGTTTTACATCTGCACTGATTATATGCTTGTTGCATAGTTGTGAAGGTATAGTATCTTGCCCTGAGCCGAATGAAGATTGTGATTGCCAAAATCTCAATGAAGCAGGCGGATACGTGAAATGTGTTGGAGTATCTAATATACCGAATAACCTTCCCGAGGAAACTGGCATTTTGGATTTAGGTGGGAGCACAATAGGTTCTGTTCTACTTGGAGATAAG atGGACAATCTGAATAATCTAACATTGACCCAACTCTACCTAAACGACGCTGGATTACTGGCAATTGAGGATCGTGCATTCATGAATCTAGGCAGTTTAAGAAAGTTGGATCTGAGTAACAACAATTTCAGAA GTCTCAACGATCAAACATTTTTTGGATTAGCGGAACTGGAAACACTTTTTCtttcaaaatcatttatttttgaaatatcaccCGCAGTGTTTGTATATACGCCTTCACTGGTTTATCTTGACCTGGATAAAAACATGCTGACAGAAATCACAGATCAGTTTTCATCGTTAACGAATTTGGAAAGTTTATTGATTGCTTCAAACAAG atTACAAAAATTGCGGAAGATGCATTCTCATACCAAGATCGACTTAAGCGTCTAGATCTGTATAATAATCAACTCACTGCACCAAATAAAGGATGGTTTGAAATACTCGTAGTAAACAATGGAGAACTGATTATCAGCGAACCAGACTTCTCGGAAAATCCGTGGAGATGTTGCGGCGAAAAAGCGATAAATTATAGACAGTTTGTCAAAGCTCTCCCAAATGATTTAAACTCGAGAAATGAGTATAATATTGTATGCAGTTGGccagaaaaatacaaaaatcataGCATTGGAGATATTACAGAAGATGGTCTAAAAGCGACATCTTGCGACAATCAAAATGACGACGCTTCGAATTCCGAAATGGCAGTCGAAAGTATTCTTAGCGCAACCACGGTAGTTTCCCCAACAATTG CTTCACAGACAGTCAACAGCGAGACAGTAAACGACATGAACACTGTAAACGAAACTTCGGGATTAAGATTCGAAATTTCACCAAGTGGCGGAAACTTTTTCAATCACCTCACAGACGCTCACATCGTGCTCATACTATTAGCAGTTGTAGTTATTGTCGTAATATTGACGACAATTGTTGTTCATAAATATCACATCAGACAACACGGAAAAGCATTTGCTGAGTTTGTCAATAATCTTCCCAATTCAAGAGGTGGAGATAGTGAC gATGACATCGGTCTCACTACCAGAACCTACCGTCAAGATGCCCCGGTTTATGGATCCACTGGCCAGGTTGTTGACAGACATAAAGGAGGGTCGATGGTGAGCAGCAGCAGCGTATCTTCGGATGATACTTCCTCGGAGGAACTCAGTGGAGTGGTAAAACCCGAGAAAAGAAAACCCCCGCCATACGACCCACCTACTGAAAGTCCCGACGACCTCGATCTTGGGTCTGGCGGGATTTATTCCAGCACTCAGTTCAATAATTCGTCCTCAGTTGGAATGAATTTTAACCTCGAGTGGGAACAGGACAGAAGAAGTCAGACAGAAAAAACGAATgcgttttcattttcaaatctaGAATACGACTCAGATCAAAGTGATGACCTGTGGAACATTACTACTGTAAAAGAATGTTAA
- the LOC144425869 gene encoding uncharacterized protein LOC144425869, with product MTTPEFGISFNTTVSEFDTTEPYTQGFKVTSTWIIVIIVNIASLFVSLYIFIELVIHSFLLTNDKKQQLEKQENIRNNRPGFGNSSSVRLNDLKVDAKKHLANLERMCIAGAVFTTLRIASEQLQLFFGGKSDFLCTVILKVHIVLYSLPIASIYTFLWARQRIMYRHPSMRLFSSKRTQFASWYIIFTLFNGFIATAVLFLTTRSYTKSDFGCALKNTSIPKFIPWLILIGTTVISQTLLLALFLYPLVRHRKVMKTAQLDNQMTDTVKPVIKRVFLVTLVCVLSDVIAALVTLATSNILISNIFYDINLLVNMFGICFSFADWKNRLFPWKHNITNEYTNKIQTERYPYFSRFTENELKPIGHFHCLTFY from the exons atgactACTCCAGAGTTCGGGATTTCATTTAATACGACAGTGTCTGAATTTGATACTACAGAACCATACACCCAAGGTTTTAAAGTCACAAGCACATGGATTATTGTCATCATCGTAAATATTGCATCACTGTTTGTGAGTCTTTATATATTTATCGAACTCGTGATTCACAGCTTCTTATTAACTAAtgacaaaaaacaacaattggaaaaacaagaaaatatacGGAATAATCGTCCAGGATTTGGCAATTCATCGTCAGTACGattaaatgatttaaaagtCGATGCAAAAAAACATCTGGCAAACTTAGAAAGAATGTGCATTGCGGGAGCTGTGTTTACAACTTTGAGGATTGCATCAGAACAACTACAATTGTTTTTTGGAGGAAAATCTGACTTTCTTTGCACTGTTATCTTAAAAGTTCACATTGTGCTGTACTCATTGCCAATAGCATCTATATACACATTTCTTTGGGCGCGTCAAAGGATAATGTATAGGCATCCATCGATGCGTCTTTTCAGTTCCAAGAGAACTCAATTTGCAAGTTGGTATATTATTTTCACACTGTTTAATGGGTTTATAGCAACAGCAGTTCTGTTTTTAACTACGAGATCGTATACAAAGTCAGATTTCGGATGCGCACTCAAGAACACATCAATTCCTAAGTTTATACCTTGGCTGATATTAATTGGCACAACAGTAATTTCTCAAACTTTGCTTTTGGCCTTATTCTTATATCCTCTCGTGCGTCATCGCAAAGTAATGAAAACCGCGCAGCTAGACAATCAAATGACGGATACGGTGAAACCTGTCATAAAGCGAGTTTTTCTGGTTACTCTTGTTTGTGTTTTATCTGATGTTATTGCTGCACTAGTAACCTTGGCaacatcaaatattttaatctcAAATATCTTTTATGACATAAATCTTCTTGTAAACATGTTTGGTATCTGCTTTTCGTTTGCTGATTGGAAAAACCGGTTATTTCCATG GAAACATAACATAACGAACGAATACACGAACAAAATTCAAACAGAACGGTATCCTTATTTTTCAAGATTTACTGAAAATGAACTAAAACCGATCGGGCATTTTCATTGTTTAACTTTTTATTAA